Part of the Planococcus plakortidis genome is shown below.
CTGTATGTCCCCCTCTCACCTGTCTCTCCGCACATCTGCGGGAGCGGGATTAGCGTTTTTATGTAAAAGCAAATGGGCTGGCGGATACCAGCCCATTTCGAGTTCTGTTATGTGCTGGCGGCCATGCCGCCCAGTGAGCTCAAATCCCAACTAGACTTTAGCGATTCTTCCTTGTTCAATATACACCAATAAAATCGAAATGTCAGCAGGGTTGACGCCGGAAATCCGTGTCGCTTGCGCAATCGATAGCGGCTGCACTTCTTTCAGTTTGCCGCGCGCTTCCGTCGCAAGCCCTGAAATGGCATCGTAATCGATGTTTTCCGGAATCTTTTTGTTTTCCATTTTCTTCAGTTTGTCGACTTGAAGAAGGGATTTCTCGATATAGCCTTCGTATTTCACATGGATCTCAACTTGCTCTTTCACTTCATCGCTCAGTGCGATGTCGGATTCAGTCAAGGACGCGATCATGTCGTAGTTCATTTCCGGGCGTTTCAACAAATCGGCTGCGCGGATGCCGTCTTTCAGCTCGCTGCCGCCTGCACTCCGGATCGCTTCTTGCGTCTGCTCGTTCGGTTTGATGATGATGCCGCGCAGTCGCTTGATCTCTTCTTCGATATGGTCTTTTTTCTCCAGGAAGCGTGCATAACGCTCTTCCGTGATCATGCCGAGCTGATAGCCGAGTTCCGTCAAACGCAAGTCTGCGTTATCGTGGCGCAGCAATAAGCGGTATTCCGCACGCGATGTCAGCAAACGGTATGGCTCGCTTGTGCCTTTGGTGACCAAATCGTCGATCAACACGCCGATATAGGCATCCGAACGGCTGAGGATGACTTCTTCTTTGCCGAGCACTTTCGCCGCGGCGTTGATGCCGGCCATGAGCCCCTGCCCCGCTGCTTCTTCGTAGCCGGACGTGCCATTGATCTGCCCTGCTGTATAAAGATTGGTAATCTGCTTGGATTCAAGCGTCGGCCATAATTGCGTCGGCACGATGGCATCGTATTCGATGGCATAGCCTGAACGCATCATATCGGCCTTCTCAAGCCCCGGAATCGATTCGAGCAGCTTGCGCTGGACGTGTTCCGGCAAACTCGTGGAAAGGCCTTGTACGTATACCTCGCGCGTTGAGCGGCCTTCCGGCTCCAGGAAGATCTGGTGCCGCGGCTTGTCGCTGAAACGGACGATCTTGTCTTCGATCGACGGGCAATAACGCGGGCCCGTCCCTTTTGCCATGCCTGAATACATCGGCGACAAATGCAAATTCTCATCGATGATCTGATGCGTTTCGCTCGTCGTATACGTCAGCCAGCATGGCATTTGGTCCATGATGAATTCCGTCGTCTCAAAGCTGAATGCACGCGGCACATCGTCTCCCGGCTGGATTTCCGTTTTCGAATAATCGATGCTGTTGCTGTTGATGCGCGGCGGCGTACCGGTCTTGAAACGTACCGTCTCAAAGCCGAGTTCCTGCAGGTTTTCCGCCAATTTGATGGACGGCTGCTGATGGTTCGGCCCGCTTGAGTAGCGAAGATCGCCGATGATGATTTCGCCGCGCAGGAAAGTGCCGGTCGTGATGACCACTGTTTCCGCACGGTAAATGCCGCCCACTTGCGTGATAAGGCCTTTGACCTCCCCATCCTCGACAATCAGTTCTTCTGCGATGCCTTGGTGGAGTGTCAAGTTTTCCTGTTCTTCCATCAAGCGTTTCATTTCCTGCTGGTACAACACTTTATCGGCTTGTGCACGCAAAGCGCGGA
Proteins encoded:
- the mnmG gene encoding tRNA uridine-5-carboxymethylaminomethyl(34) synthesis enzyme MnmG; amino-acid sequence: MPQYEAGTFDVIVVGAGHAGAEAALASARMGAKTLVLTMNLDMIAFMPCNPSIGGPAKGIVVREIDAMGGAMGRVIDKTHIQMRMLNTAKGPAVRALRAQADKVLYQQEMKRLMEEQENLTLHQGIAEELIVEDGEVKGLITQVGGIYRAETVVITTGTFLRGEIIIGDLRYSSGPNHQQPSIKLAENLQELGFETVRFKTGTPPRINSNSIDYSKTEIQPGDDVPRAFSFETTEFIMDQMPCWLTYTTSETHQIIDENLHLSPMYSGMAKGTGPRYCPSIEDKIVRFSDKPRHQIFLEPEGRSTREVYVQGLSTSLPEHVQRKLLESIPGLEKADMMRSGYAIEYDAIVPTQLWPTLESKQITNLYTAGQINGTSGYEEAAGQGLMAGINAAAKVLGKEEVILSRSDAYIGVLIDDLVTKGTSEPYRLLTSRAEYRLLLRHDNADLRLTELGYQLGMITEERYARFLEKKDHIEEEIKRLRGIIIKPNEQTQEAIRSAGGSELKDGIRAADLLKRPEMNYDMIASLTESDIALSDEVKEQVEIHVKYEGYIEKSLLQVDKLKKMENKKIPENIDYDAISGLATEARGKLKEVQPLSIAQATRISGVNPADISILLVYIEQGRIAKV